From Corynebacterium sp. BD556, the proteins below share one genomic window:
- a CDS encoding DUF4177 domain-containing protein: MAPNYVVLQVVLKEKFLGTGSGNLSELENVINKQCSKGFRLHTITTASSGSKGWAGGDRIQATMVFESL; this comes from the coding sequence GTGGCCCCTAACTACGTCGTGTTGCAGGTCGTGCTGAAGGAGAAGTTCCTCGGAACCGGATCCGGAAATCTGTCCGAACTTGAGAATGTCATCAATAAGCAATGCTCCAAGGGTTTCCGCCTGCACACGATCACCACTGCCTCATCAGGTAGTAAAGGGTGGGCAGGCGGCGACCGCATCCAAGCCACGATGGTTTTCGAAAGCCTCTAA
- a CDS encoding SpaH/EbpB family LPXTG-anchored major pilin translates to MKKTAALALAAGLSISGASMLAFEQPVFAQTGNSTIDMSKQGSLTLHKRANPTRLDDAAGVENTGVTGQALNGVEFTLSKVKSANLSTNAGLLAASKLTPAEIEASNLEEIGARTTADQGTAKFENLAVGVYLVEETKTPEGYTPAAPFLVFIPMTAGNAGAGGTTWQYDVVAYPKNYNSTKPTKKVEDSGQNVGQSVTYTIDTTARTFAASQKRTVYRIKDTLDASLDAENATVVVDGYAEGTDYTVHRDGQTIQVIFNETGLGKIQNGTKVSVKITAKVVKMPAGGKLPNQAIHIQNDPTTSQGATPDPGGPTPPTGPGGPPPEIPTEEVNTYFSGIQFTKVGEDRKGLEGAEFQVYGTNADTCSANIQNETDALQSVGGQRTFISGDNGLVTISGLHVNDYTDSAVKVNKWKNYCLVETKSPTGFELLSTPILFNLTKDNAGKTLPITVGDNTGEVVNIKDTTPRLPQTGGAGVFLLIALGIVIAGGGIYAARRNSAA, encoded by the coding sequence ATGAAGAAAACAGCCGCCCTTGCGTTGGCGGCAGGTCTGTCGATCTCCGGAGCGTCGATGCTGGCCTTTGAACAGCCAGTTTTCGCGCAAACGGGCAACTCCACGATCGACATGAGTAAGCAAGGAAGCCTCACACTCCACAAACGTGCGAACCCCACCAGGTTGGACGATGCGGCAGGTGTTGAAAACACTGGCGTTACGGGACAAGCTCTTAACGGAGTCGAATTCACCCTCTCTAAGGTCAAAAGCGCGAATTTGTCCACGAACGCAGGTCTCCTCGCAGCAAGCAAGCTGACTCCCGCGGAAATCGAGGCAAGTAACTTGGAGGAAATCGGAGCACGTACTACTGCAGACCAAGGCACAGCGAAGTTCGAGAACCTTGCAGTGGGCGTCTACCTCGTTGAAGAAACGAAGACCCCCGAGGGCTACACCCCGGCTGCTCCTTTCTTAGTCTTCATCCCGATGACCGCGGGTAACGCCGGGGCCGGCGGGACCACCTGGCAGTACGACGTTGTCGCCTACCCGAAGAACTACAACAGCACCAAGCCCACGAAGAAGGTGGAGGACAGCGGGCAGAACGTCGGCCAGAGCGTGACCTACACCATTGATACGACCGCGCGTACTTTCGCCGCAAGCCAAAAACGCACGGTCTACCGAATTAAGGATACGCTTGATGCGAGCCTCGATGCCGAAAACGCTACAGTCGTGGTGGACGGTTACGCGGAGGGCACCGATTACACGGTTCACCGTGATGGGCAGACGATCCAGGTGATCTTCAACGAAACGGGTTTGGGGAAGATCCAAAACGGTACAAAGGTCTCTGTCAAGATCACTGCCAAAGTCGTGAAGATGCCCGCAGGAGGTAAGCTGCCGAACCAAGCGATCCACATTCAGAACGACCCGACCACTTCCCAGGGCGCTACGCCTGACCCGGGTGGCCCGACTCCGCCCACGGGTCCCGGTGGCCCCCCACCAGAGATTCCGACTGAGGAGGTAAACACTTACTTCTCGGGTATCCAATTCACTAAGGTAGGCGAGGATAGGAAAGGATTAGAGGGCGCTGAGTTCCAGGTGTACGGAACTAATGCGGACACCTGCTCGGCTAACATCCAGAACGAGACCGACGCTCTTCAAAGTGTCGGAGGCCAAAGAACCTTTATATCCGGCGACAATGGGCTGGTAACCATCTCTGGTCTGCACGTCAATGACTACACGGACTCGGCCGTTAAGGTTAACAAGTGGAAGAACTACTGCTTGGTGGAAACGAAATCCCCCACTGGGTTTGAGCTATTGTCCACCCCGATCCTGTTCAACCTCACAAAGGACAATGCGGGTAAGACGCTTCCGATCACCGTTGGCGATAACACAGGTGAGGTCGTGAACATTAAGGACACGACTCCCCGTCTGCCACAGACGGGTGGCGCTGGTGTCTTCCTGCTGATCGCGCTCGGTATCGTGATTGCCGGTGGCGGCATTTACGCCGCTCGTCGCAACTCCGCAGCATAA
- a CDS encoding LD-carboxypeptidase, whose product MYPAPLTPGSTVRVVTPSRSLPYVVDGQAGDFLSHLATQRLNDLGLTVTFGNNVEESDEFYTSEVDSRVSDIHDAFTDPDVAGILSVIGGFNTNELPPFLDSDLIAAHPTFFCGHSDVTALQNALYARTGLITYSGPHWSTFGMRDHSELTRSSFTHAAFSDETIEWAPSTWFTDDDWFINQDDRPTEKTDGWWPIREGEAVGTSIRFPRGA is encoded by the coding sequence GTGTACCCCGCCCCTTTAACCCCAGGATCAACCGTGCGAGTAGTCACCCCATCGCGCTCGCTGCCGTATGTCGTAGACGGCCAGGCGGGTGACTTCCTCTCACACCTGGCCACGCAGCGTCTCAACGATCTGGGGCTCACCGTCACCTTCGGCAACAATGTGGAGGAATCTGACGAGTTTTACACCTCCGAGGTCGATTCCCGCGTGAGCGACATCCACGACGCTTTCACCGACCCGGACGTTGCTGGCATCTTGTCGGTGATCGGCGGGTTTAACACCAACGAACTGCCACCATTTCTCGACTCCGACCTCATCGCCGCCCACCCCACATTTTTCTGCGGACACTCAGATGTAACCGCCCTGCAAAACGCGCTGTATGCACGCACGGGCCTAATCACCTACTCGGGCCCGCACTGGTCCACTTTCGGCATGCGTGACCACAGCGAGCTGACCCGCAGCTCCTTTACACACGCCGCATTTAGCGATGAGACCATCGAATGGGCACCCAGCACGTGGTTCACCGACGACGACTGGTTCATCAACCAAGACGACCGCCCCACCGAAAAAACCGACGGCTGGTGGCCCATCCGGGAAGGTGAAGCGGTGGGCACCTCGATCCGCTTCCCGCGCGGTGCATGA
- a CDS encoding M20/M25/M40 family metallo-hydrolase has translation MSETNDHDEQLTQDAVGLLKKLIRNACVNDGTPNSGQEVRNANTLEEFFAGSGAIVRRFESHPGRVSIAFTVEGCDPDAEPLTLMGHTDVVPVDRPKWSMDPFAAEEINGRIYGRGATDMLYITAAMAAVTRDVARGSTAPRGTLTFVGLADEEARGGLGAGWIAENDPEAFNWKNCLSEEGGSHLPVQDGSDALIVVVGEKGAAQRRLVVHGDAGHGSTPYGRDLAVARIAEVARRVAAIDPPVRSDELWEGYVKAFRFDPDTEKQLLGGEGYENLGGLARYSHAMSHLTIAPTVLRAGAAINVFPSTAYLELDIRPLPGHTQDEIDEMLREALGELAGEVEIQHLITEDATVSPTFGPLYDALLATFQEFFPGTPVVPTIAAGGSDLRFARAKGGVGYGFALHSKEQTLGSVLNQLHSHDEYVELADVDLTTRAYRSLVRRFLGA, from the coding sequence ATGTCTGAGACAAACGACCACGACGAACAACTCACACAGGACGCGGTCGGGCTGCTGAAAAAGCTCATCCGCAACGCCTGCGTCAACGACGGAACCCCAAACTCGGGCCAGGAGGTGCGCAACGCCAACACCCTGGAAGAGTTCTTCGCCGGATCCGGCGCGATTGTGCGCCGCTTCGAATCCCACCCGGGCCGAGTCTCCATCGCGTTTACCGTGGAGGGCTGCGACCCAGATGCAGAACCATTGACGCTCATGGGGCATACGGACGTGGTGCCCGTTGACAGGCCGAAATGGAGCATGGATCCTTTCGCAGCGGAGGAAATCAACGGCCGCATCTACGGCCGCGGCGCCACCGACATGCTCTATATCACCGCCGCGATGGCGGCTGTGACCCGCGACGTTGCCCGCGGCTCCACTGCCCCGCGCGGCACCCTGACGTTTGTAGGCCTAGCCGATGAGGAGGCCCGCGGTGGCCTCGGCGCCGGCTGGATCGCCGAGAACGACCCCGAAGCCTTCAACTGGAAAAACTGCCTGTCCGAGGAGGGTGGCTCGCACCTGCCGGTACAGGATGGCTCAGATGCGCTGATAGTGGTTGTCGGGGAAAAGGGTGCCGCGCAGCGCCGGCTCGTGGTTCACGGCGACGCCGGCCACGGCTCCACCCCCTACGGCCGCGACCTTGCCGTCGCCCGCATCGCAGAAGTTGCGCGCCGCGTTGCCGCGATCGATCCCCCGGTGCGCTCCGACGAGTTGTGGGAGGGCTACGTCAAAGCCTTCCGCTTCGATCCCGACACCGAAAAGCAGCTTCTCGGCGGGGAGGGTTATGAAAACCTGGGCGGGCTTGCCCGCTATTCCCATGCGATGAGCCACTTGACCATTGCGCCGACGGTGCTTAGGGCTGGCGCCGCCATCAACGTCTTTCCTTCGACTGCGTATCTTGAGCTGGACATTCGCCCGTTGCCGGGGCACACGCAAGACGAAATCGACGAGATGTTGCGCGAGGCCTTAGGCGAGCTTGCCGGGGAGGTGGAAATTCAGCACCTCATCACCGAGGATGCGACAGTCTCTCCCACCTTTGGCCCGCTTTACGACGCCCTACTCGCCACCTTCCAGGAGTTCTTTCCTGGCACCCCGGTCGTTCCGACCATCGCCGCGGGTGGCTCGGATTTGCGCTTCGCCCGCGCCAAGGGCGGGGTGGGCTACGGCTTCGCTTTGCACTCGAAGGAGCAGACGCTGGGCAGCGTGCTCAATCAGCTTCACAGCCACGACGAGTACGTCGAGCTTGCCGACGTCGACTTGACCACCCGCGCTTACCGCTCACTGGTGCGACGCTTCCTGGGCGCCTAA
- a CDS encoding alpha-amylase family protein produces MISQTIWWHVYPLGATGAPVRDRQGDDSGHRLRDLGPWLDYLIELGCNGLLLGPIFESVGHGYDTLDHYRIDARLGDDADFDWLISECHSRGINVMLDGVFNHVAASHPLVDEGLAGATNWEGHEDLATLHHGDDRVTDLVADVMLHWLRRGIAGWRLDVAYSVPGQFWAEVIGRVRQEFPEALFLGEVIHGDYAGLAEAGTYDSVTQYELWKAIWSSIKDVNFFELDHAISRHRDIAQRVLPNTFIGNHDVDRIASLVGQSGEIIALAIVMVVPGMPSIYYGDEQGFEGTRGEGFSADDAVRPALPATPGELSELGRWVFKQHQALIGLRRRHSWLTHADIEVVDKTNETISLRVFDGERELLADAHLTPAPGVRIHSGGETLYEWSAQ; encoded by the coding sequence ATGATTTCCCAGACTATCTGGTGGCATGTCTACCCGCTCGGAGCTACTGGTGCGCCGGTGCGTGACCGGCAGGGCGATGATTCCGGGCACAGGCTGCGCGATCTCGGCCCCTGGCTGGATTACCTCATTGAGCTCGGGTGTAATGGGCTGCTGCTCGGGCCGATTTTTGAGTCAGTGGGGCACGGCTACGACACGCTCGACCACTACCGCATCGACGCACGCCTCGGCGACGACGCGGATTTCGACTGGCTCATCAGCGAGTGCCACAGCCGCGGCATCAACGTCATGCTAGACGGAGTGTTCAACCACGTCGCAGCGAGCCACCCGCTGGTGGATGAGGGTCTGGCTGGCGCGACGAACTGGGAGGGCCACGAGGACTTGGCTACGTTGCACCACGGCGACGACAGGGTCACAGACCTCGTCGCCGATGTGATGTTGCATTGGTTGCGCCGTGGTATCGCAGGATGGCGCCTCGATGTGGCGTATTCGGTGCCGGGGCAGTTCTGGGCGGAAGTAATAGGCCGGGTGCGCCAGGAGTTCCCCGAGGCGCTGTTTTTGGGTGAGGTCATCCACGGCGACTACGCGGGGCTCGCCGAGGCCGGCACGTATGATTCGGTGACGCAGTACGAGCTGTGGAAGGCGATCTGGTCATCGATCAAGGATGTGAATTTCTTCGAGCTTGACCACGCGATCAGCCGCCACCGCGACATTGCCCAGCGAGTGTTGCCTAACACGTTCATCGGCAACCACGACGTTGACCGTATCGCCAGCCTTGTCGGTCAGTCGGGGGAGATCATCGCTCTGGCGATTGTGATGGTTGTTCCGGGCATGCCGAGCATTTACTACGGCGACGAGCAGGGCTTCGAGGGCACGCGCGGCGAGGGCTTTTCCGCCGATGATGCGGTGCGCCCCGCACTGCCGGCCACTCCGGGGGAGCTGTCGGAGCTGGGCCGCTGGGTTTTTAAGCAGCACCAGGCGCTTATCGGTCTGCGCCGCCGTCACTCGTGGCTTACGCACGCGGACATCGAGGTTGTGGATAAAACCAACGAGACTATCTCCCTGCGCGTTTTCGACGGCGAGCGCGAGTTGCTTGCCGACGCCCACCTGACTCCCGCCCCCGGAGTGCGCATCCACTCGGGCGGGGAGACGCTCTACGAGTGGAGTGCGCAATAA
- a CDS encoding PadR family transcriptional regulator, producing MAVLQVLERDKTYGYEIAALLLESGFGDIKGGTLYPLLGRLERVGLVRTQWRSGTFGPGRKYYALTEAGREELAALKELWAHFSATTATHLGLERVSNGETQT from the coding sequence ATGGCGGTGCTTCAGGTCCTGGAGCGCGACAAAACCTACGGCTACGAAATCGCCGCCCTCCTGCTCGAGTCCGGCTTCGGAGATATCAAGGGAGGCACGCTCTACCCGCTGCTTGGGCGCCTCGAACGCGTCGGCTTGGTACGCACGCAGTGGCGCAGTGGCACCTTTGGGCCGGGGCGCAAGTACTACGCACTCACCGAGGCGGGCCGGGAGGAACTCGCCGCGCTGAAAGAATTATGGGCCCATTTCAGCGCCACTACTGCAACCCACTTGGGCTTGGAAAGAGTATCCAACGGCGAAACACAAACTTGA
- a CDS encoding MFS transporter yields MMNSSTPAQRWAFFAVISLGLFMIGLDNSILYTALPVLESQLGATSTESLWIINAYPLVLAGLLLGTGTLGDKIGHRLMFITGLVIFGLASLAAAFAPSALALIAARGALGVGGATMMPATLALIRLTFSDERERNTAIGIWGSVAVVGAGAGPVVGGALLEHFWWGSVFLINVPVVVIALALTVALAPENMPNPDKHWDVVSSVYALFALSAATMVIKESASPHGRAALIAGAAAVSVVAGALFVRRQAKLRDPLLTFDIFRSRMFTGGVLAAAGGMVVLAGTELMTTQKLQLADAFSPLHAGLTVMVMAACAIPASTLGGAFLHRIGFLPLITGGFVTAAAGAWLIHWATQHDRMGWLLAGLAVVGWSAGSVMSVSSIAIIGAAPLKRSGMAAGVEEVSYELGTLTTVAVTGSLLPRWLEANQRTMPFETAYTTAYSGVIVLLGGAAVAFAAATWWCFRDNPKSGDVQAAG; encoded by the coding sequence ATGATGAACAGTTCGACACCAGCGCAGCGCTGGGCCTTCTTTGCTGTTATCTCGCTCGGCCTATTCATGATCGGATTAGACAATTCGATTCTCTACACGGCTTTGCCCGTGCTGGAATCCCAACTGGGGGCGACGAGCACCGAGTCTTTATGGATCATCAACGCCTACCCGCTTGTGCTCGCCGGGTTATTGCTGGGCACCGGCACTCTCGGTGACAAAATCGGCCACCGCTTAATGTTCATCACGGGACTGGTCATCTTCGGGTTAGCCTCACTCGCTGCTGCCTTCGCTCCGTCTGCCTTGGCGCTCATCGCGGCCCGCGGCGCGCTCGGAGTGGGGGGTGCCACAATGATGCCGGCCACCCTCGCCCTGATCCGCCTGACCTTTTCTGACGAGCGTGAACGCAACACGGCTATCGGAATCTGGGGATCGGTGGCGGTCGTCGGTGCGGGCGCGGGGCCCGTCGTCGGCGGCGCGTTGCTTGAGCATTTCTGGTGGGGCTCCGTTTTTCTCATTAATGTCCCTGTCGTTGTCATCGCCCTCGCTTTGACTGTTGCGCTGGCGCCGGAAAACATGCCCAACCCCGACAAGCACTGGGATGTGGTTTCCTCCGTCTACGCTCTGTTCGCGTTGTCGGCGGCCACGATGGTGATTAAGGAGAGTGCGAGCCCACATGGAAGGGCCGCGCTGATTGCCGGGGCGGCGGCGGTTTCGGTTGTGGCTGGGGCGTTGTTTGTGCGCCGTCAAGCGAAGCTGCGCGACCCCCTGCTCACCTTCGACATCTTCCGTTCGCGTATGTTCACCGGCGGCGTGCTCGCCGCCGCCGGAGGAATGGTGGTGCTTGCCGGCACCGAGCTGATGACGACGCAGAAGCTACAGCTTGCCGACGCCTTCAGCCCCCTCCACGCCGGGCTGACGGTGATGGTCATGGCCGCCTGCGCCATCCCCGCTTCCACTCTCGGCGGCGCATTCCTTCACCGCATTGGCTTTCTCCCACTGATCACCGGTGGGTTCGTCACCGCCGCAGCGGGAGCTTGGCTGATCCACTGGGCGACACAACACGACCGGATGGGCTGGCTGTTGGCCGGACTGGCCGTGGTGGGTTGGAGTGCCGGTTCGGTAATGTCGGTCAGCTCCATCGCCATCATCGGCGCCGCCCCGCTGAAACGCTCAGGCATGGCCGCCGGAGTAGAGGAAGTCTCCTACGAACTGGGAACGCTGACCACAGTTGCTGTCACCGGCTCCCTTTTGCCGCGTTGGCTGGAAGCCAACCAGCGGACCATGCCCTTCGAAACGGCCTACACCACCGCCTATTCCGGGGTCATCGTGCTTCTTGGCGGCGCCGCAGTTGCCTTCGCTGCCGCCACCTGGTGGTGTTTCCGCGACAACCCCAAATCGGGTGATGTGCAGGCGGCGGGCTAG
- a CDS encoding SPFH domain-containing protein, whose product MLSRRFKRNSDDGWSMYLPEAHTETWQRSFPRSPAPKPGHVVLRSRNGEVTVVNRPGLSQPFDLFRQVDQRRSQLSFAPQSVPTAQGLDVTLTFVLTTRVVDAVRYVTSSADPNREVYLAAQIALRELVSTMQLNELVGTRIDLSPVAAAAAKAARDVGLEIVGTIHLKDITLPHRITDALSQAEVDKLAAETDLERARTEVKITRARMGTAKVLEQNPLLAKIRLLEALPPGTTLEVRDSN is encoded by the coding sequence ATGCTTAGCAGGCGTTTCAAACGCAATTCCGATGACGGGTGGTCGATGTATCTGCCGGAAGCACACACTGAAACATGGCAGCGCTCTTTCCCGCGCAGTCCCGCGCCCAAGCCTGGCCATGTGGTGCTGCGCTCCCGAAACGGCGAAGTAACCGTGGTCAACCGTCCCGGGCTTTCCCAACCTTTTGACCTCTTTCGGCAGGTTGACCAGCGGCGCAGTCAACTCTCCTTCGCCCCGCAGTCAGTTCCGACGGCGCAGGGCCTAGATGTCACGCTGACCTTCGTGCTGACTACACGGGTCGTGGATGCAGTGCGCTACGTCACCTCCTCGGCGGATCCCAACCGTGAGGTTTATTTAGCTGCCCAGATCGCTTTGCGTGAACTCGTCTCCACAATGCAGCTCAACGAGCTCGTGGGCACTCGGATAGACCTATCCCCTGTCGCCGCGGCGGCAGCGAAAGCGGCCCGCGACGTCGGCCTCGAAATCGTCGGCACCATCCACCTCAAAGACATCACTTTGCCGCACCGTATCACGGACGCACTTAGCCAGGCTGAGGTGGACAAACTCGCGGCGGAAACTGACCTGGAGCGTGCCCGCACCGAGGTCAAAATCACCCGGGCGCGGATGGGTACGGCCAAAGTTCTGGAGCAAAATCCGCTGCTGGCGAAAATCCGCTTGCTTGAGGCACTGCCGCCCGGCACGACGCTCGAGGTGCGCGACAGCAATTAA
- the bioB gene encoding biotin synthase BioB codes for MSAQILEVARAKALESGEGLNQNELLDVLQLGDDHLNDLLALAHQVRIRHCGVEISLEGIISLKTGGCPEDCHFCSQSGLFESPVRAVTLDIAELVEAAKQSEKMGASEFCIVAAVKGPTQSLLDQVAEAITAIHAEVDISISASLGILTREQAKQLRQMGVSRYNHNLETSRSFFPNVVTTHTWEERKNTLDYVRAEGMETCCGGIIGLGETFEQRAEFATQLAEVEPHEVPLNFLDPRPGTPFAHRSLVPQGEALRAVAAFRLAMPKAQLRFAGGTELALGDDGTEAGLLGGANAIIGGNYLTTLGRPIERDRDLVDKLTPGRNLGISPVLPGGTAIEQTIKAM; via the coding sequence ATGTCTGCACAGATCCTCGAGGTCGCCCGCGCGAAAGCCCTGGAAAGCGGCGAAGGCCTCAACCAAAACGAGCTACTGGACGTCCTCCAGCTTGGCGACGATCACCTCAACGACCTTCTCGCCCTCGCCCACCAAGTCCGCATCCGCCACTGCGGGGTAGAGATCAGCTTGGAAGGCATCATTTCGCTCAAGACCGGCGGCTGCCCCGAGGACTGTCACTTTTGTTCACAGTCTGGCCTTTTCGAATCCCCGGTCCGCGCAGTCACCCTCGACATTGCCGAGCTGGTGGAGGCCGCCAAGCAGTCAGAGAAGATGGGGGCCAGCGAGTTCTGCATCGTCGCCGCAGTTAAAGGCCCAACCCAAAGCCTGCTCGACCAGGTTGCTGAAGCGATTACCGCCATCCATGCGGAGGTCGACATCTCGATTTCCGCCTCCCTGGGCATTCTCACCCGCGAACAGGCCAAGCAACTACGCCAAATGGGCGTAAGCCGCTACAACCACAACCTTGAAACCTCGCGTTCCTTCTTTCCTAACGTCGTGACCACCCACACTTGGGAGGAGCGCAAGAACACCCTCGACTACGTGCGTGCCGAAGGCATGGAAACCTGCTGCGGCGGCATCATCGGCCTGGGTGAGACTTTTGAGCAACGCGCCGAGTTTGCTACCCAGCTCGCGGAGGTAGAGCCTCACGAGGTTCCGCTGAACTTCCTCGACCCTCGCCCGGGAACTCCCTTCGCTCACCGTTCATTGGTCCCTCAGGGCGAGGCGCTGCGTGCCGTCGCAGCTTTCCGTTTGGCTATGCCGAAAGCACAGTTGCGTTTCGCGGGAGGCACGGAACTTGCGCTTGGCGACGACGGCACCGAAGCCGGTCTCCTCGGCGGAGCCAACGCCATTATCGGGGGCAATTACCTCACTACCCTGGGGCGCCCAATCGAGCGCGACCGCGACCTTGTTGATAAGCTCACGCCGGGTCGCAACCTGGGTATTTCTCCGGTTTTGCCAGGTGGTACCGCCATCGAGCAGACCATCAAGGCAATGTAG
- a CDS encoding glutaminase — MPTPVPEYLHRILNLVRDDNDGEVADYIEALKDADPDKLGLAVCTASGHLYAVGDEDYEFSIQSISKPFVYALAIEELGADEVHKFVGVEPSGEAFNAISLDDATNRPENPMINAGAITVNQLINGSSCTVNERVEKIRAFLSRLAGRELSIDQNIVENELTSAHRNKGIAHLLREVGMISDSAHDAVNSYTQQCSIMVTIKDLAVMAATLANGGIQPVTKQRVLSAKTCRIVQAVMTSAGMYDGSGRWMVQVGIPAKSGVSGGLIGTMPGQLGIASFSPRLNKEGNSVRGVKIFGELSQSLGLNLMSSDYYAAPGIKSVDRGHDRTVVELQGMINFTAAEKIIHDLSDMNLDTRYLVLDVSRVTSFNKAGRMLIKEGFKEFRDSGCEVRIYDPEGAMPDYEFSDGTYVQAIKDFSTSFDINAPRKDVYDAIRNPKDWWEGIVGGDNQELGDGFRMESEDDYAEFTVGEASDGDRLVWHVEPSDSDKDDSKWRDTDVIFELEDGNDGDTRVKLTHRGLLPHEDRYKELTEDWRRRLSGLRRRSTER; from the coding sequence ATGCCAACCCCTGTGCCCGAGTACCTTCACCGTATTCTCAATCTCGTCCGCGATGACAATGACGGCGAGGTAGCCGATTATATCGAGGCCCTAAAGGACGCCGATCCGGACAAGCTGGGCCTGGCGGTGTGCACCGCCAGTGGACACCTTTATGCGGTGGGCGATGAGGATTACGAGTTTTCGATCCAGTCCATCTCCAAACCTTTCGTCTATGCGCTGGCAATTGAGGAGCTCGGCGCGGACGAGGTACACAAGTTTGTGGGGGTGGAGCCTTCCGGCGAGGCTTTCAACGCAATTTCGCTTGACGACGCCACCAACCGCCCCGAAAACCCCATGATCAACGCGGGCGCCATCACCGTCAACCAGTTGATCAACGGTTCGAGCTGCACGGTCAACGAGCGGGTGGAGAAGATCCGCGCTTTTCTGTCGCGTTTGGCCGGCCGTGAGCTAAGCATTGACCAAAACATTGTGGAAAACGAGTTGACCAGCGCGCACCGCAACAAGGGCATTGCGCACCTGCTGCGCGAAGTCGGCATGATCAGCGACTCCGCCCACGACGCGGTCAACAGCTACACCCAGCAGTGCTCCATTATGGTCACCATCAAAGATCTTGCCGTCATGGCGGCGACGCTGGCCAATGGCGGAATCCAACCTGTTACCAAGCAGCGCGTGCTGTCCGCAAAAACGTGCCGCATCGTGCAGGCCGTGATGACTTCGGCAGGCATGTACGACGGCTCGGGGCGCTGGATGGTTCAGGTGGGTATCCCCGCCAAGTCCGGTGTCTCCGGGGGCCTGATCGGGACGATGCCGGGGCAGTTGGGGATAGCGTCGTTTAGCCCGCGTCTGAACAAGGAGGGCAACTCCGTGCGCGGCGTGAAGATCTTCGGGGAGCTGTCCCAATCCCTCGGCTTAAACCTCATGTCCTCCGACTACTACGCCGCGCCGGGCATCAAGTCCGTCGACCGCGGACACGACCGCACCGTCGTCGAGCTGCAAGGCATGATCAACTTCACCGCTGCCGAAAAAATCATCCACGACCTGTCCGACATGAACCTGGACACGCGCTATCTGGTGCTCGACGTGTCTCGTGTGACCAGTTTCAACAAGGCCGGGCGCATGCTGATCAAGGAAGGTTTCAAAGAGTTTCGCGACTCCGGCTGCGAAGTGCGCATTTACGACCCGGAGGGAGCCATGCCGGACTACGAATTTTCCGACGGCACCTACGTCCAAGCCATCAAAGACTTCTCCACCAGCTTCGACATCAACGCGCCGCGCAAAGATGTCTACGATGCGATCCGCAACCCGAAAGACTGGTGGGAAGGCATCGTCGGCGGCGACAACCAAGAACTTGGCGACGGGTTCCGCATGGAAAGCGAAGATGACTACGCCGAATTTACCGTTGGAGAAGCAAGCGACGGCGACCGCCTGGTCTGGCACGTTGAACCCTCCGACAGTGACAAGGACGACTCGAAGTGGCGCGACACCGATGTCATCTTCGAATTGGAAGACGGCAACGACGGCGACACCCGCGTCAAACTCACCCACCGCGGACTACTCCCGCATGAGGACCGCTACAAGGAACTCACCGAGGATTGGCGCAGACGCCTCAGCGGGCTGCGCCGCCGCTCGACGGAGAGGTAG